GGGGCTACTTATCCATTTCGAGCGCTTGTCTTCTTAAGACGCACACCGCGTCTTTGGAGCTATGTGCTAGTTCCCATTTTAGTTAATATTGTTGCCGGCATTGGTTTGTATGTCGGGCTGCTTTTGCCAGGATTAAACGGAATTGATGGCTTAGTTGCCACCTTGGATGCTCGCACAGATGCCTTAATTGCCGGCTTACCGGCTTGGTTATCCGTGCTGGATTTTCTAGACACTGGGTTAGGTTGGTTGCTGCGCTTTCTGTTAGTCGCACTCCTACTCGTTGCCATCGGTTTTTTGCTTGTGCAATTTGGCGTTATTCTGGGTTCACCGTGGTACGGGCAACTCTCGGAACAGTTAGAATTGTCACGCACGGGTAAGCTGCCGAAAGCAGAGGGCGGAGTCGCTGCAATTCCTCGCGATATTGGGCGGGCGCTGCTGTTTGAATTGAATAAATTGCTGCTTTTAATTCAGGTAGGTTTGCCCTTATTGCTGCTAAATTTTTTACCAGGATTTGGCACAGCAATTGCAAGTGTCGGCGGCATTGTATTAGCTGCTACACTTGTCTGTTTAGATTTTCTAGATGCGCCTTTAGAACGCCGGCGTTTGAGTTTTAAAGATAAGTTGGGAATCATTCGTCGCAGTTTGCCGGCTTCTGCGAGTTTTGCCCTCGTTTGTTTGGGTTTAATCAGTATTCCCTTATTCAATCTTTTGGCGGTTTCCCTCTGCGTCACCTCTGGAACGCTGTTTTTCTGCGATCAGATTTGGCCGAGTTTTAATGAGGGATTAGAGAATCAAGAGTAAAGGCTAGGGTTTTAGATTCTCCACACCAAGTTGATTTGTCGGCAGTTGGAGAATCTAAAATCTGTAAATCTTTTGCTAAAGAT
Above is a window of Microcoleus sp. FACHB-672 DNA encoding:
- a CDS encoding EI24 domain-containing protein, giving the protein MSNIIHAPVGFVSGATYPFRALVFLRRTPRLWSYVLVPILVNIVAGIGLYVGLLLPGLNGIDGLVATLDARTDALIAGLPAWLSVLDFLDTGLGWLLRFLLVALLLVAIGFLLVQFGVILGSPWYGQLSEQLELSRTGKLPKAEGGVAAIPRDIGRALLFELNKLLLLIQVGLPLLLLNFLPGFGTAIASVGGIVLAATLVCLDFLDAPLERRRLSFKDKLGIIRRSLPASASFALVCLGLISIPLFNLLAVSLCVTSGTLFFCDQIWPSFNEGLENQE